One genomic region from Streptomyces venezuelae encodes:
- a CDS encoding extracellular solute-binding protein has translation MKNRHLACPLAVATALALTGCGMLPGGGQTKTVSIWLMRDSASEDFLTRFTEAYEEEHDGVELDITIQDWTGIGKKVTEAIEGSGGPDVIEVGNTQVAQYADTEKLYDLTLESVRDLGSEDWLPGLAEPGSINGSQYGIPWYAANRIVIYNKDLFQDAGIDKPPVTQAEWLADTEKLNRGGAQGIYLAGQDWYTLSGFIWDEGGELAVDKGGEWTGALGSPAALRGMDFYKKLQSLGTGPKNADEQNPPQADVFAKGDVAQIIATPSAVASILKANPALKDKLGYFAIPGKKADRPCVVFTGGSDLIIPENAPQRGAALDVVKALAGEKWQTELARAMGYVPNKKGLASVVSGQEATAVMAAAAARGRATPNSPQWANVEADNPIKPYMTAVLQGEDPKEAAEKASAEISDTLAE, from the coding sequence GTGAAGAACCGCCATCTCGCCTGCCCCTTGGCAGTCGCCACCGCGCTCGCGCTCACCGGGTGCGGGATGCTGCCGGGCGGGGGCCAGACGAAGACCGTCAGCATCTGGCTCATGCGGGACAGCGCCAGCGAGGACTTCCTCACGCGTTTCACCGAGGCCTACGAGGAAGAGCACGACGGGGTCGAGCTCGACATCACGATCCAGGACTGGACCGGCATCGGGAAGAAGGTCACCGAGGCCATCGAGGGCTCCGGCGGACCCGACGTGATCGAGGTCGGCAACACCCAGGTCGCCCAGTACGCCGACACCGAGAAGCTCTACGACCTCACCCTGGAGTCCGTCCGCGACCTCGGCAGCGAGGACTGGCTCCCGGGTCTCGCCGAGCCGGGCAGCATCAACGGTTCCCAGTACGGCATCCCCTGGTACGCGGCCAACCGCATCGTCATCTACAACAAGGACCTGTTCCAGGACGCCGGGATCGACAAGCCCCCGGTCACCCAGGCCGAATGGCTCGCCGACACCGAGAAGCTCAACCGCGGCGGCGCCCAGGGCATCTACCTCGCAGGCCAGGACTGGTACACCCTCTCCGGCTTCATCTGGGACGAGGGCGGCGAACTCGCCGTCGACAAGGGCGGCGAGTGGACCGGCGCCCTCGGCAGCCCCGCGGCCCTGCGCGGCATGGACTTCTACAAGAAGCTCCAGTCCCTCGGCACCGGCCCCAAGAACGCCGACGAGCAGAACCCTCCGCAGGCCGACGTCTTCGCCAAGGGCGACGTCGCCCAGATCATCGCCACGCCCAGCGCCGTCGCGTCGATCCTCAAGGCCAACCCGGCCCTCAAGGACAAGCTCGGCTACTTCGCGATACCCGGCAAGAAGGCCGACCGGCCCTGCGTCGTCTTCACCGGCGGCTCCGACCTCATCATCCCGGAGAACGCGCCCCAGCGCGGCGCCGCCCTGGACGTCGTCAAGGCGCTCGCCGGCGAGAAGTGGCAGACCGAACTCGCCCGCGCCATGGGATACGTGCCCAACAAGAAGGGGCTCGCCTCCGTCGTCTCCGGCCAGGAGGCGACCGCCGTCATGGCGGCGGCCGCCGCACGCGGCCGGGCCACTCCCAACTCCCCGCAGTGGGCGAACGTCGAGGCCGACAACCCCATCAAGCCGTACATGACGGCCGTCCTCCAGGGCGAGGACCCGAAGGAGGCCGCCGAGAAGGCCTCGGCGGAGATCTCGGACACGCTCGCCGAATAG
- the egtA gene encoding ergothioneine biosynthesis glutamate--cysteine ligase EgtA, whose amino-acid sequence MAAGVTPRGGPALTESEAEELLRGICFKTGPPRTVGAELEWLVHDLRDPRLPVRPPRLAAALDTVRSLPLVSSLTFEPGGQLELSSRPAGSLMECLDSLAADLRAVREALGPLGLTLNGYGVDPWHAPRGRVLHEPRYDAMEIALDRTGPAGRAMMCDSASVQVCLDAGLDEPGPLGYHRRWRLAHVLGAVLVAVFANSPQHGGRRTGWRSTRQALWTELDPRRALAPLADGKPRDEWTAHVLDTPVMCVRAAEGPWAVPEGLTFREWLRTGLPRPAGLDDLNYHVTTLFPPVRPRGHLELRMIDAQPGPDGWMVPVAVTTAVFEDPEAAEAVHRAVEPLAERAGPGPAPRNPLWLAAARDGLADPGLHSAARAVFSAALDALPRIGASEKVRRAVAAFQERYVIPGGCPADELQVVTS is encoded by the coding sequence ATGGCAGCAGGTGTCACACCGCGTGGCGGCCCCGCACTCACCGAGTCGGAGGCGGAGGAACTACTGCGCGGCATCTGTTTCAAGACAGGTCCACCCCGCACGGTGGGGGCGGAGCTGGAGTGGCTCGTCCATGATCTGCGCGACCCGCGTCTGCCCGTACGGCCGCCGAGGCTGGCCGCCGCGCTCGACACCGTACGGTCCCTGCCGCTGGTCTCGTCGCTCACCTTCGAACCGGGCGGTCAGCTGGAGCTCAGTTCGCGTCCGGCCGGATCGCTCATGGAGTGTCTCGACTCGCTCGCCGCCGATCTGCGTGCGGTGCGGGAGGCGCTCGGACCGCTCGGTCTCACCCTGAACGGTTACGGGGTGGACCCCTGGCACGCGCCGCGCGGCCGGGTGCTCCACGAGCCGCGGTACGACGCCATGGAGATCGCACTCGACCGCACGGGACCGGCCGGCCGGGCGATGATGTGCGACTCGGCCTCCGTGCAGGTGTGCCTCGACGCCGGTCTCGACGAGCCGGGTCCGCTCGGCTATCACCGGCGCTGGCGGCTGGCCCATGTCCTCGGCGCGGTGCTCGTCGCGGTCTTCGCCAACTCCCCGCAGCACGGCGGCCGTCGGACCGGCTGGCGCTCGACGCGGCAGGCGCTGTGGACGGAGCTCGACCCGCGGCGGGCCCTCGCGCCCCTGGCGGACGGTAAGCCCCGCGACGAGTGGACCGCGCACGTCCTGGACACCCCGGTGATGTGCGTACGGGCTGCCGAGGGACCGTGGGCGGTACCGGAGGGGCTGACCTTCCGCGAGTGGCTGCGCACCGGTCTCCCCCGCCCCGCGGGCCTCGACGACCTGAACTACCACGTGACGACGCTCTTCCCGCCGGTCCGGCCGCGCGGCCATCTGGAGCTGCGGATGATCGACGCGCAGCCCGGCCCGGACGGCTGGATGGTGCCGGTGGCCGTGACGACGGCCGTCTTCGAGGACCCGGAGGCGGCCGAGGCCGTGCACCGGGCGGTCGAACCCCTCGCGGAGCGGGCCGGGCCGGGGCCGGCGCCGCGCAATCCGCTGTGGCTGGCGGCGGCGCGGGACGGCCTCGCCGACCCCGGGCTGCACTCCGCCGCCCGCGCGGTCTTCTCGGCTGCCCTCGACGCACTGCCCCGGATCGGGGCGAGCGAGAAGGTACGGCGGGCCGTCGCCGCCTTCCAGGAGCGGTACGTGATCCCTGGGGGCTGCCCCGCCGACGAGCTGCAGGTGGTGACGTCATGA
- a CDS encoding type 2 lanthipeptide synthetase LanM family protein produces the protein MGEPVAAAGPADGAPPEGWFAAPVNTFAGPLFAELDDRIPEVAGLAADERAVLREAAREALGRTLQLRLNRVLLLELRAAALAGELPGADSAARWDSFLRHASAPAFTETLHRRYPALLDRAFAAGRLLIEGALELGARLAADREAVAGLLGEDPGPLRGLELARGDTHHGGRAVARVLFETGSVMYKPRPTEVDAALRSFVAAVPGAEDLGVPRVVVREGYGWAEHLGHHYCRDEAELARFYRALGGWLAVMRLLGGTDLHAENLVAHGPVPAVVDAEALFTPDVEVPPSGRGDAVDQAARTIRNTVLRTGILPLRTDGYALAGVDLSAAGGLPGQQPQIRVPVIADGGLDTARMEIGVVDLPPAGNHPSPEPVLIRHWDQVLTGFDRLTVALAKLDADGELGALMTVFDGCRVRRIRRPTQTYTDIGRMLWHPASLHDPEAALARARDILHRNALAAPGAPREPAVIDAEIADLLIGDVPVFGERVDGQRLAAFLTDWRQTDLTRERDTIRSALVGAYLNERQLPDRVRTPARSPGAEDLDRRRRSLAAAAVDTICAAAVRGSDATATWISPVLTDYGWAVRPLGADLYTGQGGVALALAEYLREQRAGRADPVADVEPVLAGTLEVLAATEDTMPTSRLGGFTGIASQVWTWAALHRVLGTPGPLDRARARAALLTPEAIAEDRALDVLGGVAGVIVPLLDLAELTDEERWMDVAAEAGRRLEGTAVVDDRGARWSTVMFPEGIGGFAHGATGAGWALTRLALSAAGSAADRRRWYELGALAHDFEESLYAPEVRAWADARVGGEVDHPTAWCHGSTGIGLAAVDLHGRTGDPRHLDTALRSGPAGLREGFGWSHTLCHGDLGLRELLHRLRGLKGYEGPSAAQADAELLTGIEQRGPVGGLAKEAFAPGLLPGLSGVVHQLLRMHPDARLSSPLLLALPAPTLGA, from the coding sequence ATGGGGGAACCGGTGGCAGCGGCCGGCCCGGCCGACGGAGCGCCGCCCGAGGGATGGTTCGCCGCACCGGTGAACACCTTCGCAGGCCCGCTGTTCGCGGAGCTGGACGACCGGATCCCGGAGGTCGCCGGGCTGGCCGCCGACGAGCGGGCGGTACTGCGCGAGGCGGCGCGCGAGGCCCTCGGCCGCACGCTGCAGCTCCGGCTCAACCGGGTGCTCCTGCTGGAGCTGCGGGCCGCCGCCCTGGCCGGCGAACTGCCCGGAGCGGACTCGGCCGCCCGCTGGGACTCCTTCCTCCGGCACGCCTCCGCCCCCGCGTTCACCGAGACCCTGCACCGGCGCTACCCGGCGCTGCTCGACCGGGCCTTCGCCGCCGGGCGCCTCCTGATCGAGGGCGCGCTGGAACTGGGCGCACGGCTCGCCGCGGACCGGGAGGCCGTCGCCGGCCTGCTCGGCGAGGACCCGGGCCCCCTGCGCGGCCTGGAGCTCGCCCGCGGGGACACGCACCACGGAGGGCGCGCGGTCGCCCGGGTGCTCTTCGAGACGGGCAGCGTCATGTACAAGCCGCGGCCGACGGAGGTGGACGCGGCGCTGCGCTCCTTCGTCGCCGCCGTCCCCGGCGCCGAGGACCTGGGGGTGCCGAGGGTCGTGGTCCGCGAAGGCTACGGCTGGGCCGAACACCTCGGTCACCACTACTGCCGGGACGAGGCGGAACTCGCCCGCTTCTACCGAGCCCTGGGCGGATGGCTCGCGGTGATGCGACTCCTCGGCGGGACCGACCTGCACGCCGAGAACCTGGTGGCCCACGGCCCCGTGCCCGCCGTGGTCGACGCCGAGGCGCTGTTCACCCCCGATGTCGAGGTTCCGCCGAGCGGGCGCGGCGACGCCGTCGACCAGGCGGCCCGGACGATCCGCAACACGGTGCTGCGCACCGGCATCCTGCCGCTCCGCACCGACGGCTACGCCCTCGCCGGCGTGGACCTCTCGGCCGCGGGCGGACTGCCCGGACAGCAGCCGCAGATCCGTGTCCCCGTCATCGCGGACGGAGGACTCGACACCGCCCGCATGGAGATCGGTGTGGTGGACCTGCCGCCGGCCGGCAACCACCCCAGCCCCGAGCCGGTGCTGATCCGTCACTGGGACCAGGTGCTCACCGGATTCGACAGGCTCACCGTGGCGCTCGCGAAACTCGACGCCGACGGTGAACTCGGCGCACTGATGACGGTGTTCGACGGCTGCCGGGTCCGCAGGATCCGACGGCCCACACAGACGTACACGGACATCGGCCGGATGCTCTGGCACCCGGCCTCGCTGCACGACCCCGAAGCCGCCCTGGCGCGGGCCCGGGACATCCTCCACCGCAACGCCCTCGCCGCCCCGGGCGCACCCCGCGAACCCGCGGTGATCGACGCGGAGATCGCGGACCTGCTGATCGGTGACGTCCCCGTGTTCGGCGAACGGGTGGACGGACAGCGGCTCGCCGCCTTCCTGACCGACTGGCGGCAGACGGACCTCACCCGCGAGCGCGACACCATCCGCAGCGCGCTGGTCGGTGCCTACCTGAACGAGCGGCAGCTCCCGGACCGCGTGCGGACGCCTGCCCGGTCGCCGGGCGCCGAGGACCTGGACCGGCGCCGCCGCTCCCTGGCGGCCGCGGCCGTGGACACGATCTGCGCGGCGGCCGTGCGCGGCAGCGACGCCACGGCGACCTGGATCAGTCCCGTACTGACGGACTACGGCTGGGCGGTCCGCCCGCTGGGCGCGGACCTCTACACCGGCCAGGGCGGCGTCGCCCTCGCCCTCGCCGAGTACCTGCGGGAGCAGCGGGCGGGCCGGGCCGACCCGGTGGCCGACGTCGAGCCGGTACTGGCCGGCACCCTGGAGGTGCTGGCCGCCACCGAGGACACCATGCCGACCAGCCGGCTCGGCGGGTTCACCGGGATCGCCTCGCAGGTGTGGACCTGGGCGGCCCTCCACCGTGTCCTCGGGACGCCGGGACCGCTCGACCGCGCCCGCGCCAGGGCCGCGCTGCTGACCCCGGAGGCCATCGCCGAGGACCGGGCGCTCGACGTGCTCGGTGGCGTGGCCGGGGTGATCGTCCCCCTGCTCGACCTCGCCGAACTCACCGACGAGGAAAGGTGGATGGACGTCGCCGCCGAGGCCGGGCGGCGGCTGGAAGGGACCGCGGTCGTCGACGACCGCGGAGCACGGTGGTCCACCGTGATGTTCCCGGAGGGCATCGGCGGATTCGCCCACGGCGCCACCGGCGCCGGCTGGGCGCTGACCAGGCTCGCCCTCTCCGCCGCCGGGAGCGCGGCCGACCGGCGCCGATGGTACGAACTCGGCGCTCTGGCGCATGACTTCGAAGAGTCCTTGTACGCGCCGGAGGTACGGGCCTGGGCCGACGCGCGGGTCGGAGGAGAGGTCGACCATCCGACCGCGTGGTGTCACGGCAGTACGGGCATCGGCCTGGCCGCCGTCGATCTCCACGGGCGCACCGGCGACCCCCGCCATCTGGACACCGCGCTCCGCTCGGGACCGGCGGGCCTGCGGGAGGGCTTCGGCTGGAGCCACACCCTCTGCCACGGCGACCTCGGACTCCGGGAGCTCCTCCACCGCCTGCGCGGCCTGAAGGGATACGAGGGCCCGTCCGCCGCGCAGGCCGACGCGGAGCTGCTCACCGGCATCGAGCAGCGCGGTCCGGTCGGCGGCCTCGCGAAGGAGGCGTTCGCACCGGGGCTGCTCCCGGGACTGTCCGGGGTGGTGCACCAGCTGCTGCGGATGCACCCGGACGCCAGGCTGAGCTCGCCGCTCCTCCTGGCCCTCCCGGCTCCTACGCTGGGGGCGTGA
- the egtC gene encoding ergothioneine biosynthesis protein EgtC — translation MCRHLAYVGGPVTLGELLVRPEHALLRQSWEPRHQTSGVVNADGFGVGWYAEGDPVPARYRRAGPIWSDLSFADLARVVRTGALLAAVRGATSPGADGEAAAAPFTAGPWLFSHNGAVSGWPGSLAATAGALPAEALLGLEARSDSALIWALVLHRLRAGDAPGTALADTVREVAGAAPGSSLNLLLTDGTTVTAAAWGNSHWYLTGPDRVVVASEPYDDDPRWREVPEHTLVTADRGDVTLTPLKEPSA, via the coding sequence ATGTGCCGTCATCTCGCGTACGTGGGCGGGCCTGTGACGCTGGGTGAGCTGCTGGTCCGGCCGGAGCACGCCCTGCTGCGCCAGTCCTGGGAGCCTCGTCACCAGACGAGCGGTGTCGTGAACGCCGACGGCTTCGGGGTGGGCTGGTACGCGGAGGGCGATCCGGTGCCCGCGCGGTACCGGCGGGCGGGACCCATCTGGAGCGACCTCTCCTTCGCGGACCTCGCCCGGGTGGTCCGCACCGGGGCGCTGCTCGCGGCGGTACGGGGCGCCACCTCGCCCGGCGCCGACGGGGAGGCCGCGGCGGCTCCGTTCACCGCCGGCCCCTGGCTGTTCAGCCACAACGGCGCCGTCAGCGGCTGGCCCGGCTCCCTGGCCGCCACGGCCGGCGCGCTCCCGGCCGAGGCGCTGCTGGGTCTTGAGGCGCGCAGCGACTCGGCGCTGATCTGGGCGCTCGTCCTGCACCGGCTGCGGGCCGGGGACGCACCGGGGACGGCCCTCGCCGACACGGTCCGGGAGGTCGCCGGGGCGGCGCCCGGCTCCTCGCTGAACCTGCTGCTCACCGACGGCACCACCGTCACCGCGGCGGCCTGGGGGAACAGCCACTGGTACCTGACGGGCCCCGACCGTGTGGTCGTGGCCTCCGAACCGTACGACGACGATCCACGGTGGCGCGAGGTCCCCGAGCACACGCTCGTGACCGCCGACCGCGGCGACGTCACCCTCACCCCGCTCAAGGAGCCGTCCGCGTGA
- the egtD gene encoding L-histidine N(alpha)-methyltransferase gives MSPFQLTRTLAPDAAGADLRTDVLHGLTRSPKTLPPKWFYDARGSELFEEITRLPEYYPTRAEREILIARAPEIAAATGARTLVELGSGSSEKTRFLIDALLPGLDSYVPVDVSESALTGAAESLLADRPELSVHALVADFTRGLALPGTPGPRLVAFLGGTIGNLLPSERRTFLRSVRAMLTPGDALLLGTDLVKDEQTLVAAYDDAAGVTAAFNKNVLSVIDRELGADADPGDFDHVALWDRDREWIEMRLRARHSLTVKIPELDLVVPFAAGEEVRTEVSAKFRQAGVRDELAEAGLDLSRWWTDDEGRFALSLATAR, from the coding sequence GTGAGCCCGTTCCAGCTGACCCGTACCCTCGCCCCCGACGCCGCGGGCGCCGATCTGCGCACCGACGTCCTGCACGGGCTGACCCGCTCCCCCAAGACGCTGCCGCCGAAGTGGTTCTACGACGCCCGGGGCAGCGAGCTGTTCGAGGAGATCACCCGGCTGCCCGAGTACTACCCGACCCGGGCCGAGCGGGAGATCCTGATCGCCCGGGCGCCGGAGATCGCCGCGGCCACCGGGGCCAGGACCCTGGTCGAGCTGGGCTCGGGCTCCTCCGAGAAGACCCGGTTCCTGATCGACGCGCTCCTTCCCGGTCTGGACAGCTATGTACCCGTGGACGTGAGCGAGTCCGCGCTGACCGGGGCGGCCGAGTCCCTGCTCGCGGACCGGCCGGAGCTGAGCGTGCACGCCCTGGTCGCCGACTTCACCCGGGGGCTCGCGCTGCCGGGGACACCCGGCCCGCGCCTGGTCGCGTTCCTCGGCGGCACGATCGGCAATCTGCTCCCCTCCGAGCGGCGGACCTTCCTGCGCTCGGTCCGGGCGATGCTCACCCCGGGCGACGCGCTGCTGCTCGGCACGGACCTGGTGAAGGACGAGCAGACGCTCGTCGCCGCCTACGACGACGCGGCCGGGGTGACGGCCGCGTTCAACAAGAACGTGCTGTCCGTGATCGACCGGGAGCTCGGCGCCGACGCGGATCCGGGCGACTTCGACCACGTGGCGCTCTGGGACCGGGACCGCGAGTGGATCGAGATGCGGCTGCGCGCGCGGCACTCCCTCACGGTGAAGATCCCCGAACTGGATCTCGTGGTGCCCTTCGCGGCGGGCGAGGAGGTACGGACGGAGGTGTCGGCGAAGTTCCGTCAGGCGGGGGTGCGGGACGAGCTGGCGGAGGCGGGGCTCGATCTCTCCCGCTGGTGGACGGACGACGAGGGCAGGTTCGCCCTCTCGCTCGCGACGGCCCGCTGA
- the egtB gene encoding ergothioneine biosynthesis protein EgtB produces MTGTTDRAPGIDPEALRARALDALTLARERTALLTSCVEDDELTAQHSPLMSPLVWDLAHIGNQEEQWLWRAVAGRDALRPEIDSLYDAFEHPRASRPSLPLLPPGEARAYAADVRLRILDVLESAPLEGRPLLDDGFAFGMIAQHEQQHDETMLITHQLRKGPAALTAPPPPVSRSGPLPPEVLVPGGPFTMGTSDEPWALDNERPAHARIVPAFFVDTTPVTNGAYLAFMADGGYTDRRWWRPEGWAQIREHGIGAPLFWSRDGGQWLRRRFGVTEPVPLDEPVLHVSWYEADACARWAGRRLPTEAEWEKAARYDPVSGRSRRYPWGDADPGPEHANLGQRHLRPAAAGSYPEGASPLGVRQLIGDVWEWTASDFLPYPGFTAFPYKEYSEVFFGPEHKVLRGGSFAVDPVACRGTFRNWDLPVRRQIFSGFRTARTAELD; encoded by the coding sequence ATGACCGGGACGACGGATCGCGCTCCGGGGATCGATCCGGAGGCACTGCGCGCGCGGGCCCTGGACGCCCTGACGCTCGCGCGCGAGCGCACGGCCCTCCTCACGTCCTGCGTCGAGGACGACGAACTCACGGCCCAGCACTCGCCGTTGATGTCGCCACTGGTCTGGGACCTGGCGCACATCGGCAACCAGGAGGAGCAGTGGCTGTGGCGGGCCGTCGCGGGGCGGGACGCGCTGCGCCCGGAGATCGACTCCCTCTACGACGCCTTCGAACACCCGCGCGCCTCCCGCCCCTCGCTGCCGCTGCTCCCGCCGGGCGAGGCCCGCGCCTACGCGGCGGACGTGCGCCTGCGGATCCTCGACGTGCTGGAGAGCGCCCCACTGGAGGGGCGGCCGCTGCTCGACGACGGCTTCGCCTTCGGCATGATCGCCCAGCACGAACAGCAGCACGACGAGACCATGCTGATCACTCATCAGCTGCGCAAGGGACCGGCGGCACTCACCGCTCCCCCACCGCCGGTCTCGCGCTCCGGTCCGCTCCCTCCCGAAGTCCTCGTCCCCGGCGGCCCGTTCACGATGGGCACCTCGGACGAGCCGTGGGCCCTCGACAACGAGCGTCCCGCCCACGCCCGGATCGTTCCGGCGTTCTTCGTCGACACCACCCCCGTCACGAACGGCGCCTATCTCGCCTTCATGGCGGACGGCGGCTACACGGACCGGCGCTGGTGGCGGCCCGAGGGCTGGGCCCAGATCCGGGAGCACGGCATCGGGGCGCCGCTCTTCTGGAGCCGGGACGGCGGACAGTGGCTGCGCCGCCGCTTCGGGGTGACCGAGCCCGTACCCCTGGACGAGCCGGTCCTGCACGTGAGCTGGTACGAGGCGGACGCCTGCGCGCGCTGGGCCGGACGCCGGCTCCCCACCGAGGCCGAGTGGGAGAAGGCCGCCCGGTACGACCCGGTCTCGGGACGCTCGCGCCGCTACCCCTGGGGCGACGCCGATCCCGGCCCCGAGCACGCGAACCTCGGGCAGCGGCACCTGCGCCCGGCGGCCGCGGGCAGCTACCCGGAGGGCGCATCGCCGCTCGGGGTGAGGCAGTTGATCGGTGACGTGTGGGAGTGGACGGCGAGCGACTTCCTGCCGTACCCGGGCTTCACGGCCTTCCCGTACAAGGAGTACTCGGAGGTCTTCTTCGGACCGGAGCACAAGGTCCTGCGGGGCGGGTCGTTCGCGGTGGACCCGGTCGCCTGCCGGGGCACCTTCCGCAACTGGGACCTGCCCGTGCGGCGCCAGATCTTCTCGGGCTTCCGTACGGCGCGGACCGCGGAGCTCGACTGA
- a CDS encoding GNAT family N-acetyltransferase, which translates to MTAPSPTLAVPAGTGALTTGALTTGSVPAGTGSVPAQPQARAEQPAPRYVVGLARDQEDVRAAQRLRHQVFAGELGARLDGPEPGLDSDAFDAYCDHLLVRDEATGDVVGTYRILPPERAAVAGRLYSESEFDLTRLAPVRHDLVEVGRSCVHPAHRNGAVISLIWAGLARYMTRTGHNWLAGCCSIPLADGGTLAAATWDAVKAKHLAPEEYWVTPHRLWNADGVARPEGRTELPPLLRGYLRLGAWVCGAPAHDPDFGVADLYVLLSLRRTNPRYLNHFLSLVPAP; encoded by the coding sequence ATGACCGCACCGTCGCCCACGCTCGCCGTCCCCGCCGGGACCGGGGCCCTCACCACCGGGGCCCTCACCACCGGGTCCGTTCCCGCCGGAACGGGATCCGTCCCCGCCCAGCCCCAGGCCCGCGCCGAGCAGCCCGCACCCCGGTACGTGGTCGGCCTCGCCCGTGACCAGGAGGACGTACGAGCCGCCCAGCGGCTGCGCCACCAGGTCTTCGCCGGCGAACTGGGCGCCCGGCTCGACGGACCCGAACCCGGCCTCGACTCCGACGCCTTCGACGCATACTGCGACCACCTGCTCGTACGGGACGAGGCCACCGGCGACGTCGTCGGCACCTACCGGATCCTGCCGCCCGAGCGGGCCGCCGTCGCCGGCCGCCTCTACTCCGAGAGCGAGTTCGACCTCACCCGGCTCGCCCCCGTCCGCCACGACCTCGTGGAGGTCGGCCGGTCCTGCGTGCACCCCGCCCACCGCAACGGCGCCGTCATCTCCCTCATCTGGGCCGGGCTCGCCCGCTACATGACCCGGACCGGCCACAACTGGCTCGCCGGCTGCTGTTCGATCCCCCTCGCCGACGGCGGCACCCTCGCCGCCGCCACCTGGGACGCCGTCAAGGCCAAGCACCTCGCCCCCGAGGAGTACTGGGTCACCCCGCACAGGCTCTGGAACGCCGACGGCGTCGCCCGCCCCGAAGGCCGCACCGAACTCCCGCCCCTGCTGCGCGGCTACCTCCGCCTCGGGGCCTGGGTCTGCGGCGCCCCCGCCCACGACCCCGACTTCGGCGTCGCCGACCTGTACGTCCTGCTCTCCCTGCGCCGCACCAACCCGCGCTACCTCAACCACTTCCTGTCGCTCGTCCCCGCCCCGTGA
- a CDS encoding dodecin — protein sequence MSNHTYRVTEIVGTSTEGVDEAIRNGINRASQTLRGLDWFEVTQVRGHIVDGAIEHYQVGLKVGFRLEDETT from the coding sequence ATGTCGAATCACACGTACCGCGTCACCGAGATCGTCGGGACCTCCACCGAAGGCGTCGACGAAGCCATCCGCAACGGCATCAACCGCGCCTCCCAGACGCTGCGCGGCCTCGACTGGTTCGAGGTCACGCAGGTCCGCGGCCACATCGTCGACGGCGCCATCGAGCATTACCAGGTCGGGCTGAAGGTCGGCTTCCGTCTGGAGGACGAGACGACCTGA
- a CDS encoding DUF6229 family protein produces the protein MPVISATRTDAIVTAWLQGAETAFGADNPAGPLYVGGAAGEAALTDATEALLTGCSSCTGSWHSYCC, from the coding sequence ATGCCCGTCATTTCCGCCACCCGTACCGACGCGATCGTCACCGCCTGGCTCCAGGGCGCCGAGACGGCCTTCGGCGCCGACAACCCGGCCGGACCGCTCTACGTCGGCGGCGCGGCCGGAGAGGCCGCGCTGACCGATGCCACCGAGGCGCTGCTCACCGGGTGCAGCAGCTGTACCGGTTCGTGGCACAGCTACTGCTGCTGA
- a CDS encoding lysophospholipid acyltransferase family protein, whose product MTGTTALSPWLPTAPCTPARCAAHPDPGAGSTARAAGAALAAARLAAGIVTVLLGVLCVPAARVLPAPARLALVRYWVRAVVRAFGVRARFSGLPAPAGRPLLVVANHVSWLDIPLLAAVLPGRMVAKTEVRQWPVLGALAVLGGTLFIDRDRLRALPGTVRAMAAVLAGGGRVIVFPEGSTWCGRAGGRFRPAAFQAALDGGADVQPVRIDYRPTDAAAYVGDDPLGASLWRLVATRGVTADVRLLEPIPAARHPDRRSLAAAAQRAVAEAGTAAPQRAVPQRAVLRRAAPRASAPLVVAQRAVASERANLPSSSVHQRERSSPASASSSRTPA is encoded by the coding sequence GTGACCGGCACCACGGCACTCTCGCCGTGGCTCCCCACGGCCCCCTGCACCCCTGCCCGCTGCGCCGCCCACCCGGACCCGGGCGCCGGCAGCACGGCCCGCGCGGCGGGCGCCGCCCTGGCCGCGGCGCGGCTGGCCGCCGGGATCGTCACGGTCCTCCTCGGCGTCCTGTGCGTACCGGCCGCCCGGGTCCTGCCGGCGCCGGCACGGCTCGCCCTCGTCCGGTACTGGGTACGGGCCGTCGTCCGCGCCTTCGGCGTGCGCGCCCGCTTCTCCGGGCTCCCCGCCCCTGCCGGACGGCCGCTCCTCGTCGTCGCCAACCACGTCTCCTGGCTGGACATCCCGCTTCTCGCGGCCGTCCTCCCCGGCCGGATGGTCGCCAAGACCGAGGTACGGCAGTGGCCGGTCCTCGGCGCGCTCGCCGTGCTCGGGGGGACCCTCTTCATCGACCGGGACCGGCTCAGGGCCCTGCCCGGCACCGTACGCGCGATGGCCGCGGTGCTCGCGGGCGGCGGCCGGGTGATCGTCTTCCCCGAGGGGTCGACCTGGTGCGGACGGGCCGGGGGCCGCTTCCGGCCGGCCGCCTTCCAGGCCGCGCTGGACGGCGGGGCCGACGTCCAGCCCGTACGGATCGACTACCGGCCCACCGATGCCGCCGCCTACGTCGGGGACGACCCGTTGGGCGCCTCCCTGTGGCGGCTCGTCGCCACCCGCGGGGTCACCGCCGACGTACGGCTGCTGGAACCGATACCGGCTGCCCGCCACCCGGACCGCCGCTCCCTGGCCGCCGCGGCCCAGCGGGCCGTCGCGGAGGCCGGGACCGCCGCCCCTCAGCGTGCCGTCCCTCAGCGCGCCGTCCTCCGTCGCGCCGCTCCGCGCGCTTCCGCTCCCCTCGTCGTCGCTCAGCGGGCCGTCGCGAGCGAGAGGGCGAACCTGCCCTCGTCGTCCGTCCACCAGCGGGAGAGATCGAGCCCCGCCTCCGCCAGCTCGTCCCGCACCCCCGCCTGA